Proteins found in one Anopheles aquasalis chromosome 3, idAnoAquaMG_Q_19, whole genome shotgun sequence genomic segment:
- the LOC126575329 gene encoding GTP-binding protein Di-Ras2-like: MGEMDRNNKKILQNIKMPEQSNDYRVVVFGAGGVGKSSLVLRFIKGTFRESYIPTIEDTYRQVISCNKNICTLQITDTTGSHQFPAMQRLSITKGHAFILVYSVCSKQSLEELRPIWSLIRELKGDEISQIPVMLVGNKCDESEDLREVTNIEGQTEAATWGVSFMETSAKENHNVTELFQELLNMEKNRNVSLQLDGKNKKKNKKKMMKEQAKEEKLLKEKKEKQLQREKEKGKEKEKDKEKQAKEKDKAKEGKDGKTGSSNAQQSAAAAGAAGGGEGSGTLKEKCKVM; encoded by the exons atgggGGAAATGGAtaggaataataaaaaaattcTCCAAAACATCAAGATGCCCGAGCAAAGCAACGATTACCGAGTG GTGGTATTCGGGGCGGGCGGTGTTGGCAAGAGCTCGCTAGTGCTCCGGTTCATCAAGGGCACGTTCCGGGAGAGCTACATTCCGACGATTGAGGATACGTACCGGCAG GTTATCAGCTGCAACAAGAACATCTGCACGCTACAAATTACCGACACAACCGGTTCGCACCAGTTTCCCGCGATGCAGCGATTGTCCATCACCAAGGGTCACGCCTTCATACTGGTGTACTCGGTCTGCTCGAAGCAGAGCCTCGAGGAGCTCCGGCCAATATGGAGTCTGATCCGGGAGCTGAAG GGTGACGAGATTTCCCAGATCCCGGTCATGCTGGTGGGCAACAAATGTGATGAAAGTGAAGACTTGCGCGAGGTAACCAACATCGAAGGCCAAACTGAGGCCGCCACCTGGGGTGTATCGTTTATGGAAACGTCTGCCAAAGAGAACCACAACGTGACCGAACTGTTCCAG GAGCTGCTCAACATGGAGAAAAACCGGAACGTGTCACTACAGCTGGACgggaaaaacaagaagaaaaacaaaaagaaaatgatgaagGAACAGGCcaaggaggagaagctgctgaaggagaagaaggaaaagcagctgcagcgggagaaggaaaagggcaaggagaaggagaaggataagGAGAAGCAGGCCAAAGAGAAGGACAAAGCGAAGGAGGGAAAGGACGGAAAAACGGGTTCGAGTAACGcacagcaatcagcagcagcggccggtGCCGCCGGTGGAGGCGAGGGTAGCGGCACACTGAAGGAGAAGTGTAAGGTGATGTGA